From a region of the Budorcas taxicolor isolate Tak-1 chromosome 9, Takin1.1, whole genome shotgun sequence genome:
- the CCR6 gene encoding C-C chemokine receptor type 6, with amino-acid sequence MAQKTGPRLSRSLHCEPEEVKRPLPPSPGPAFPPRSSTRMRVEPVNSTNIYDSNEDYFGLANSSDYSLDDDSLLCSLQEVRSFSGLFVPVAYSLISICGLLGNVLVVVTFAFYKKAKSMTDVYLLNMAVADILFVLTLPFWAVSHATGEWIFSNIMCKLTRGIYAVNFNCGMLLLTCISLDRYIAIVQATKSFRLRSRTLAHHKLICLAVWVVSILISSSTFTFNQKYKLQGGDVCEPRYQTVSEPIRWKLLMLGLQLLFGFFIPLVFMIFCYAFIVKTLVQAQNSKRHRAIRVIIAVVLVFLACQIPHNMVLLVTAVNLGRTGRSCSSERLLGYAKNVTEVLAFLHCCLNPALYAFIGQKFRSYFLKIMKDLWCVRRKQKAPGFSCSRLHSDTFTSRQNSETVDNDNPSSFTM; translated from the exons ATGGCTCAAAAGACAG GTCCACGTCTCTCCCGTTCTCTGCACTGTGAGCCAGAGGAGGTGAAAAGGCCACTCCCTCCCAGTCCAGGCCCGGCCTTCCCGCCCAGATCAAGCACCAGGATGAGAGTG GAACCAGTGAATTCCACCAACATCTACGATTCAAATGAGGACTACTTTGGATTGGCTAATAGTTCGGATTACTCGCTGGATGATGACAGCCTCCTGTGTTCCTTGCAGGAGGTCAGAAGTTTCTCTGGGCTCTTTGTGCCAGTCGCTTACTCCTTGATAAGCATCTGCGGCCTCCTGGGCAATGTTCTGGTGGTGGTCACCTTTGCCTTCTATAAGAAAGCCAAGTCCATGACGGACGTTTATCTCTTGAACATGGCCGTGGCGGACATCCTGTTTGTCCTCACCCTCCCATTCTGGGCGGTCAGCCACGCCACCGGTGAGTGGATTTTCAGCAACATCATGTGCAAACTGACCCGGGGCATCTACGCCGTCAACTTCAACTGCGGCATGCTGCTGCTGACCTGCATCAGCCTGGACCGCTACATTGCCATCGTGCAGGCCACCAAGTCCTTCCGGCTCCGCTCCAGAACCCTGGCTCACCACAAGCTGATCTGCCTGGCGGTGTGGGTGGTGTCCATCCTCATCTCCAGCTCGACCTTCACGTTCAACCAGAAGTACAAGCTGCAGGGTGGCGACGTCTGCGAGCCCCGGTACCAGACCGTGTCCGAGCCCATCCGCTGGAAGCTGCTGATGCTGGGGCTGCAGCTGCTCTTCGGCTTCTTCATCCCGCTGGTGTTCATGATCTTCTGCTACGCGTTCATCGTCAAGACCTTAGTCCAGGCGCAGAACTCGAAACGGCACAGGGCCATCCGCGTCATCATCGCGGTGGTCCTCGTGTTCCTGGCCTGCCAGATCCCACACAACATGGTGCTCCTCGTGACCGCCGTCAACCTGGGCAGGACGGGCCGCTCGTGCAGCAGCGAGAGGCTGCTGGGCTACGCCAAGAACGTCACCGAGGTGCTGGCCTTCCTGCATTGCTGCCTCAACCCCGCGCTCTACGCCTTCATTGGCCAGAAGTTCCGGAGCTACTTTCTGAAGATCATGAAGGACCTGTGGTGCGTGAGGAGGAAGCAGAAGGCTCCGGGCTTCTCCTGCTCCCGGCTGCACTCGGACACCTTCACCTCCCGACAGAACAGCGAGACCGTGGACAACGACAACCCGTCCTCCTTCACCATGTGA